In Fibrobacter sp. UWH4, a single genomic region encodes these proteins:
- the hisN gene encoding histidinol-phosphatase, translated as MAATAENQELLKIALKAADLAQENIMKYFQASVGVEWKKDNTPVTIADKSTEEIARKFWEKETPGFGVIGEEFGIENPDAEYQWVIDPIDGTKAFIHGVPLFGTLIALYHKGTPIASLIRIPAMNTAVWAVKDGGAFLDGREIRCSKVASLSDSLVLSGTVNTMESTGYGEKYAAVRRAAKLHRGWGDCYGYYLVAAGRAELMIDPVVSLWDIAPYPLLFKEAGGKFSTIDGKTELFDASGKPVAPIYEGYTSMASNGLIHDEVAKIMNP; from the coding sequence ATGGCAGCGACCGCAGAAAATCAAGAACTTCTGAAAATTGCGCTCAAGGCCGCAGACCTTGCCCAAGAAAATATCATGAAGTATTTTCAGGCAAGTGTCGGCGTGGAATGGAAAAAGGATAACACGCCTGTAACCATCGCCGACAAGAGCACCGAAGAAATAGCCCGCAAGTTCTGGGAAAAAGAAACTCCGGGTTTCGGCGTCATTGGCGAAGAATTCGGGATCGAGAATCCCGATGCCGAATACCAGTGGGTCATTGACCCCATCGACGGCACCAAGGCGTTTATTCATGGCGTGCCGTTGTTTGGAACATTGATTGCGCTGTATCACAAGGGCACGCCGATTGCAAGCCTCATTCGCATTCCTGCGATGAACACGGCGGTCTGGGCGGTAAAAGATGGCGGAGCCTTCTTAGACGGCCGTGAAATCCGCTGCTCTAAAGTTGCTTCGCTTTCCGATTCGCTTGTGCTTTCGGGTACCGTGAATACCATGGAATCAACTGGTTATGGCGAAAAATACGCCGCTGTACGTCGGGCGGCCAAGCTGCACCGCGGCTGGGGCGACTGTTACGGTTACTACCTGGTAGCCGCCGGACGCGCCGAACTGATGATTGACCCCGTGGTTTCGCTGTGGGACATCGCCCCGTATCCGCTGCTGTTCAAGGAGGCGGGCGGCAAGTTCAGCACCATCGATGGCAAAACGGAACTCTTCGATGCAAGCGGCAAGCCGGTTGCCCCGATTTACGAAGGCTATACGAGTATGGCTTCGAACGGACTGATTCACGACGAAGTCGCGAAAATCATGAATCCGTAG
- a CDS encoding ATP-dependent Clp protease ATP-binding subunit — protein MSDFNNDAEKVLAKAQSLRDRCSHSYLGAAHLAVGLVEGPDATLKKLYKSKGAKTNELRGKLEPFVQKIPRMEGVNPDVEPDNDLNRILRASVQAARQVNRMVTPGDMLVALMKFSGDRGLAKVFEDALGSVEVVETWLSDPFAGAANAEEQSPLKLYGRELVEMAADGKLSPVIGREEEIRRVILILSRKTKNNPCLVGEPGVGKTAIVEGLAERIYRGDVPDALKGKKLFALDLSALMAGAKYRGDFEERLKAVLDALEEDGNTLLFIDEIHTIVGAGKTEGSMDLGNMLKPKLARGELHCIGATTTQEYRKYIEKDSALERRFQPVQVDEPSEEESISILRGIKDGFDAHHGVRLHDNALVAAVKLSNRYISDRFLPDKAIDLIDEAASLVKTQMDTVPEALDTLQRKELQMKIEEQALAKETDDTSVKRLKELREELATTDAAVKLMQDRWQERRAKNAELQGLKKSLQQAKDEMEQAEARYDLNRAAELKYNKIVNLEKEIAAKTEEIKKSASDGDLSEEVTEETIALVVSRWTGIPVTKLCEGEKAKLLHLDERLHARVIGQDEAVEAVSEAILRNRSGLSRENAPIGSFLFLGPTGVGKTELAKALAVELFDDENALVRIDMSEYMEKHSVSRLIGAPPGYVGYEEGGQLTEAVRTHPYCVILLDEIEKAHPDVFNTLLQVLDDGRLTDGKGRTVNFKNTLILMTSNLGAAHFQNRAGDAKPVTLKEIEPELRSFFRPEFLNRLDEVLVFQSLTKSQIRDIVRLKFKGLAERAARQDLQLTLTDAALDAIADGAYQPEFGARPIQRYLERNVERPLSHAILAGTVSAAKPVVIDYDGAAFTVK, from the coding sequence ATGTCCGATTTTAATAACGATGCAGAAAAGGTGTTGGCGAAGGCGCAGAGCCTGCGCGACCGTTGCTCGCATTCCTACCTGGGTGCGGCACACTTGGCCGTGGGCCTGGTAGAAGGCCCCGATGCCACCTTGAAGAAACTCTACAAGTCCAAAGGCGCGAAAACGAATGAACTCCGCGGCAAGCTGGAGCCGTTCGTGCAGAAAATTCCGCGTATGGAAGGCGTGAACCCCGACGTGGAACCCGATAACGACTTGAACCGTATTTTGCGTGCCTCGGTGCAGGCGGCGCGTCAGGTGAACCGCATGGTGACCCCGGGCGACATGCTCGTGGCCTTGATGAAGTTCTCAGGCGATCGTGGCCTTGCGAAGGTGTTCGAAGATGCGTTGGGAAGCGTCGAGGTCGTGGAAACTTGGCTTTCGGACCCGTTTGCGGGAGCCGCCAATGCCGAGGAACAGTCTCCGCTGAAACTGTACGGCCGCGAACTCGTGGAAATGGCTGCCGACGGAAAGCTTTCTCCGGTAATTGGCCGTGAAGAGGAAATCCGCCGCGTCATCTTGATTTTGAGCCGTAAGACGAAAAACAACCCCTGCCTGGTCGGTGAACCCGGCGTGGGTAAGACCGCCATTGTGGAAGGCCTTGCCGAGCGAATCTATCGCGGCGATGTGCCTGACGCTCTGAAGGGCAAGAAGTTGTTCGCACTGGATTTGTCTGCCTTGATGGCGGGCGCAAAATATCGTGGCGATTTTGAGGAACGTTTGAAAGCCGTGCTGGACGCCCTTGAAGAAGACGGCAATACCTTGCTGTTCATTGATGAAATTCACACCATCGTGGGTGCGGGCAAGACGGAAGGCTCCATGGACTTGGGCAACATGCTCAAGCCGAAACTGGCCCGTGGCGAACTGCACTGCATCGGTGCCACCACCACTCAGGAATACCGCAAGTACATCGAGAAGGATTCCGCCTTGGAACGCCGTTTCCAGCCCGTGCAGGTTGACGAACCGAGCGAAGAGGAATCGATTTCTATTCTCCGTGGCATCAAGGACGGATTCGATGCGCACCACGGCGTGCGTCTGCATGACAATGCGCTTGTGGCGGCGGTGAAGCTTTCGAACCGCTACATCAGCGACCGTTTCTTGCCGGACAAGGCCATTGACCTGATTGACGAGGCCGCAAGCCTTGTGAAGACACAGATGGATACCGTGCCTGAAGCCTTGGACACCTTGCAGCGTAAGGAACTCCAGATGAAAATCGAGGAGCAGGCCTTGGCGAAGGAAACCGACGACACCAGCGTAAAGCGCCTGAAAGAGTTGCGCGAAGAGCTGGCGACGACGGATGCTGCTGTAAAGCTGATGCAGGATCGTTGGCAGGAGAGGCGCGCGAAGAATGCCGAGTTGCAGGGCCTTAAGAAATCCTTGCAGCAGGCGAAGGACGAGATGGAGCAGGCCGAAGCCCGCTACGACTTGAACCGCGCCGCCGAACTCAAGTACAACAAGATTGTGAACCTCGAAAAGGAAATTGCCGCGAAGACGGAAGAAATCAAGAAGTCCGCAAGCGACGGCGACCTGAGCGAAGAGGTGACGGAAGAGACCATCGCCCTTGTGGTGAGCCGCTGGACGGGAATTCCGGTGACGAAACTTTGCGAAGGCGAAAAGGCCAAGTTGTTGCATTTGGACGAACGCCTGCATGCCCGCGTGATAGGCCAGGACGAGGCCGTGGAAGCGGTTTCGGAAGCAATACTCCGTAACCGTAGCGGTCTTAGCCGCGAGAATGCGCCGATCGGTAGCTTCTTGTTCTTGGGCCCCACGGGTGTGGGCAAGACGGAACTTGCGAAGGCGCTTGCCGTGGAACTGTTCGACGACGAGAACGCGCTGGTGCGTATCGATATGAGCGAATACATGGAAAAGCATAGCGTGAGCCGCTTGATCGGTGCGCCTCCGGGATACGTGGGCTACGAAGAAGGCGGCCAGCTGACCGAAGCCGTGCGTACACATCCGTACTGCGTGATTCTGCTGGACGAAATCGAGAAGGCTCACCCCGACGTGTTCAACACGCTGTTGCAGGTGCTTGACGACGGTCGTTTGACCGATGGCAAGGGCCGTACGGTGAACTTCAAGAACACCTTGATTCTCATGACGTCGAACCTGGGTGCCGCTCACTTCCAGAACCGCGCGGGTGATGCAAAGCCCGTGACCCTGAAGGAAATCGAGCCGGAACTGCGTAGCTTCTTCAGGCCGGAATTCCTGAACCGTCTGGATGAAGTGCTGGTATTCCAGAGCTTGACAAAGTCGCAAATCAGGGACATCGTAAGGCTCAAATTCAAGGGACTCGCCGAACGCGCCGCCCGTCAGGATTTACAGCTCACCCTGACCGACGCCGCCCTGGACGCCATTGCCGACGGTGCTTACCAGCCGGAATTCGGCGCACGGCCGATCCAGCGTTACCTGGAAAGGAACGTGGAACGCCCGCTGAGCCATGCAATTCTCGCCGGTACCGTGAGTGCCGCAAAGCCCGTAGTCATCGACTACGACGGAGCCGCGTTTACGGTAAAGTAA
- the hisC gene encoding histidinol-phosphate transaminase encodes MIDPRPELSKLSDYVPGKSMEEIRAKYGLSEVVKLASNENPLGASPKAIEAFHEIAGALHLYPRGDAPKLINAIADFYGVNTNQIVIGNGSDEIIDMVGKAFIRQGDNCVGITPTFSVYKFTTLSNGADFIGVGIGDQKTPLSELLKAINDKTRVVFICSPNNPTGVYYNKQELLEFLDKVPSKVLVFLDQAYSEFATAEDYPVLIDMLDKYKNLFINRTFSKIYGLAGLRIGYAMANAEVIKSMWKIKPPFDINQAAQVAAIAALSDKEHVQKTLELNAAGIKYLTPEFESLGFKVLPTQGNFICVHIGPKAKDLVLFLEQNGMIVRGLTSFGLPEHIRVTLGKREENELLVSLVKKWKAQV; translated from the coding sequence ATGATAGATCCGCGTCCAGAGCTTTCTAAACTTTCTGACTACGTTCCCGGCAAATCCATGGAAGAAATCCGTGCAAAGTACGGGCTCTCCGAAGTTGTCAAACTCGCCTCGAACGAAAACCCGCTCGGTGCTTCTCCGAAGGCGATCGAAGCTTTCCACGAAATCGCTGGCGCATTGCACTTGTACCCGCGCGGTGATGCTCCCAAGCTGATTAACGCTATCGCTGATTTTTACGGTGTGAACACGAACCAGATTGTCATCGGTAACGGTTCCGACGAAATCATCGACATGGTGGGTAAGGCGTTCATTCGTCAGGGTGACAACTGTGTGGGCATTACGCCGACCTTCTCGGTCTACAAGTTTACGACGCTTTCGAACGGCGCCGACTTTATCGGTGTCGGCATAGGCGACCAGAAGACTCCGCTCTCGGAGCTTTTGAAGGCAATCAATGACAAGACTCGCGTGGTCTTTATCTGCAGCCCGAATAACCCGACTGGCGTTTACTACAACAAACAAGAACTGCTTGAATTCCTGGACAAAGTTCCGAGCAAAGTGCTTGTATTCCTCGACCAGGCTTATTCCGAATTTGCGACCGCCGAAGATTATCCGGTGCTCATCGATATGCTGGACAAGTACAAGAACCTGTTCATCAACCGAACCTTCAGCAAGATTTACGGTCTCGCTGGTCTCCGCATCGGCTACGCCATGGCAAACGCCGAAGTCATCAAGTCCATGTGGAAAATCAAGCCGCCGTTCGACATAAACCAGGCCGCCCAAGTGGCAGCGATTGCCGCCCTTTCCGACAAGGAACATGTCCAGAAGACTCTCGAACTCAACGCCGCAGGCATCAAGTACTTGACACCGGAATTTGAATCGCTCGGATTCAAGGTGCTGCCGACCCAAGGCAACTTTATTTGCGTGCACATCGGTCCCAAGGCAAAGGACTTGGTTCTGTTCCTTGAACAGAATGGCATGATCGTTCGCGGTCTTACCAGCTTTGGCTTGCCCGAACACATCCGCGTGACCCTCGGCAAGCGCGAAGAAAACGAACTCCTGGTTAGCCTCGTCAAAAAGTGGAAGGCACAAGTCTAA